In Colletotrichum higginsianum IMI 349063 chromosome 3, whole genome shotgun sequence, a genomic segment contains:
- a CDS encoding Platelet-activating factor acetylhydrolase produces MSPAAQAPPTAAEKLASFFSRLSPVPSLPDYTGPYQVGTVDIEVPVSELESPSPTPYSASDIHTVQCRIFYPATPESNGKRINWLPSPQRQHVSAYTQFIGIRPVLADIMSFLPRHLHYATIPVHKNAEILEPDTPNRRWPTMIFSHGLGGNRNTYSHLAGSLASHGIVVICPEHRDGSAVASFVRIPGKQDQYFMRDTRRVVPYVRLDHDARPEIYEAREDQLRIRLWELGLIHVVAMNMDLGLAMSNLNKSTPSLTQFKNKLHVHEPGCIIFGGHSFGAASVVQFLKTTYYSESSALAHVAKPLFTPRKDSALCRQITEKNVTMLLDMWCFPLLAPGSSELFQLPLPAYANKPTAPGGSAILAVESDAFFKWNDHLHVTARVLSPQPSVNVITSQLFSRSGVRLAEPNFFYVQNSAHLSQSDFGVLFPWLTKKIFKSEEPERALRLNLRAQLQLLRSNGVPVARTWIGDLVDGTGSGKMGISGDEDGDNGPHDGLMDDKTIFDRSEGKVQYWKWIDVIGMGEAKEVSSAETTTNGAGGSGVNAQVAGVERTDQNMEDELEPLQAVASAAQAGAVRS; encoded by the exons ATGTCGCCTGCCGCGCAAGCGCCCCCGACGGCCGCCGAAAAACTggcgtccttcttctctcgtcTGAGCCCTGTGCCGTCCCTCCCCGACTACACCGGCCCCTACCAGGTCGGCACCGTTGACATCGAGGTGCCCGTTTCCGAGCTTGAGTCGCCGAGCCCGACCCCTTACAGCGCCTCCGACATCCACACTGTTCAGTGCCGCATCTTCTACCCTGCGACCCCCGAGTCCAACGGCAAGAGGATCAATTGGCTGCCTTCGCCGCAGAGACAGCATGTCTCGGCCTACACCCAGTTCATTGGCATCCGCCCGGTGCTCGCAGACATCATGTC ATTCCTCCCGCGACACTTGCACTACGCGACGATTCCCGTCCACAAGAacgccgagatcctcgaaCCCGATACCCCGAACCGACGATGGCCGACCATGATCTTCTCCCACGGTCTCGGCGGCAACCGGAACACGTACTCCCACCTGGCCGGCTCGCTGGCCTCccacggcatcgtcgtcatctgcCCTGAGCATCGCGACGGCAGCGCCGTGGCCTCCTTCGTGCGCATCCCCGGCAAGCAGGATCAGTACTTCATGCGCGACACCCGCCGCGTCGTCCCTTATGTCCGTCTCGATCACGACGCGCGCCCCGAGATCTACGAAGCGCGCGAGGACCAGCTGCGCATCCGCCTGTGGGAGCTGGGCCTGATCCACGTGGTGGCCATGAACATGGATCTCGGCCTGGCCATGTCAAACCTGAACAAGTCGACACCCAGCCTGACCCAGTTCAAGAACAAGCTTCACGTCCACGAGCCTGGGTGCATCATTTTCGGCGGCCACAGTTttggcgccgcctccgtcgtGCAGTTCCTCAAGACCACGTACTATTCTGAGTCCTCGGCCCTCGCCCATGTCGCCAAGCCCCTCTTCACCCCGCGCAAGGACTCGGCGCTGTGCCGGCAGATCACGGAAAAGAACGTCACTATGCTTCTCGACATGTGGTGCTTCCCGCTGCTCGCCCCAGGCTCCTCGGAGCTCTTCCAACTGCCCCTGCCGGCGTACGCGAACAAGCCCACGGCCCCTGGCGGCagcgccatcctcgccgtcgagtcgGACGCCTTCTTCAAGTGGAACGACCACCTCCACGTCACCGCCCGCGTGCTGTCGCCGCAGCCCTCGGTCAACGTCATCACGTCGCAGCTCTTCAGCCGCAGCGGCgtccgcctcgccgagccaAACTTCTTCTACGTCCAGAACTCGGCGCACTTGAGCCAGTCGGACTTTGGCGTCCTGTTCCCCTGGCTGACCAAGAAGATCTTCAAGTCGGAGGAGCCGGAGCGCGCGTTGCGGCTGAACCTGAGGGCGCAGCTGCAGCTTCTGCGGTCCAACGGTGTGCCGGTGGCGAGGACGTGGATCGGCGACCTGGTTGACGGCACGGGGTCCGGCAAGATGGGCatctcgggcgacgaggacggcgacaaCGGGCCGCACGACGGGCTGATGGACGACAAGACCATCTTCGACCGCTCCGAGGGCAAGGTGCAGTACTGGAAGTGGATCGACGTCATCGGCATgggcgaggccaaggaggtgTCCAGTGCCGAGACGACGaccaacggcgccggcggttCGGGCGTCAACGCGCAGgttgccggcgtcgagcgGACGGACCAGAACATGGAGGACGAACTGGAGCCTCTGCAAGCGGTTGCAAGCGCCGCGCAGGCCGGAGCCGTGCGGTCATGA